In the Salvia splendens isolate huo1 chromosome 16, SspV2, whole genome shotgun sequence genome, ttagcAATTAGAGCCCGAGCATATAATTGACAATTGCAAAacactttttgaaaaaatatgatATAGAGAGGCAAGTAAGTATTCCAACGCAAAAACCAACATTGAACTTTTTCATTAATCATGTTATTACATATGACAGCCTCTATAATCTTGAAAAAAATACATCGTTAACTAAATGTAACAAATACATAGAAACGAATCAAAGAATATAAACCAAACAAAACTACAAACCTATGTAGCATCTGCAACAAATGAAAGAATGATATATCTCATGACTACCTCAAAACAAATGATATCTGCAACAAATGAAAGAATGATCAATACCACTTCTCTACCTACAAAGAATAGATCGTATCTGTTTCTGTTCAAACTAATGACTGATGACAACGACCACAATCAACGAGGcaaagacgacgacgagcctcCACCACCATTAATCGGAGCCCACGCTGACACTGCGTAAAGAGGCTGATCCGACCAGCTCAGGGTCAGTGACGAggacgaggacgaggaggacCCTTGCTGCACTTCCACCCTATAATTGTGGTTAGAAGAGTACATCTTCAACATCATCTGCCCTTGAAGCAGCTCTCTTTCACTAACTCCAACGCAACGAAACCCTCCTTGCTCCATCAGCTGCTGCCACTTGTCGAACCTCTCGTGCCTCTCAAACCGATGTCGCCCCTCACAACCTATGATGTTCCTTATCTCCCGCCCGAACATCTCTTCCATCTTCATCCTTGCCGGACTCTCCAAGGGAAGGCTCGAATCAATGGAGTCAAACACGGCCGAGTAGTACTTGAGTGAATTGAAAAGCCTCGCATCCAAAGTGGCCTCATTGTGTGCTGCTTCCTGCTCTGCCATTACAACCACTTGAGCATTGCTGCTTCTGATCAACCCCAAAAACTCCCTCAACGCGCTGCCTTCGTATAGCATCTTATGCAGCTGAAATACACAGTTCGCCACCACTGTCTCCTTCTCCTTCACATGAAGCATCCACAGCCTCACATCTTCTAGCCTATCAACCACTGGATGGAACTGAAAGGGGAGATTAAACGCCTCAGCAAACCCGGCTAGCCTATCCCCTGTCTCCATCAGCTCCTGCTTCGACTCACCAATGCCTGTGATCCTCACGTGGCTCGGAGGGCTTGCTCTGGAAGCCAAGCTCTGGAACAAACTAGGCCACTGTAGCCCTTGCTTGATGTCAAAATCAATGATGTGAATCCTGTCCTTCCCTTCCAACGCCCTCAGCAGGATCTCGTTGCATGTGAAATGAACAAACTTGCTGATCGGGCTGACTTGATTCAACACCCTCAACCCATCATCATCAACGTGCTCAAGCTCACGAGGGGGCGTGATGTGGAACACTTGAGGCCATAGCCTTGCGACGCGCAGTGCCAAGGCCTCGGTGAAGTAGGCGATGAGGCGGTGTAGAGGGGAGCCTCGTGGCGATGCGAGCTCACCTAGCCTAGCAAGGCAATGGCTGACTGCAGCAATGTTCTTGGAGCCTATTTGCTCAGCACAAGCCACAACTAAGTTGATTAACTCGACACACTCATGCTCCCTTTGGCTACTCCCGTTGTGCCCCGCCACGACCTCGCTTGGATTGCGCGAAGACGAGCCATTGCCAGCAGCCTCACGCTCGACCGTGGGGTTACCACTACCCAACCCGAGAGCCAGGCTGTGACTACTCGAGGAAGTGCTTGAAGAACCCGAGGCTGAGACCTCCTTGTGAGGATGCACATCCTTAGACTTCCCTGAATCAGTAACCTCAGTCACAACAGAATCAAACCATGGGATGCTCGACAACGGCGGGAGAGGAGGCGGGTCGAAGCACCCTCTCTCCTCTTTCTCCTCACCTGAGCATGGGAGAGAGAAAGGGACCTGAGGTGTACCAGCATGGAACCAGAAATCCTCACTGCTCACAAACTCCCCTGATTCTTCCACATATTTCCCATTGCCCCTTTTCCTCTTCTTCACTGTTCCCATGTAATTACTCCCTTCATCTGTAGCTGCATATCTCTTCTTACTTCTCCCCCAAATCTCCTCCCTTCTCTCTGTTGCAACAAGAGGGAGCTTAATGTTCTGCCTCAGAGAACTCTTGGACTCAATACCCTTATCAACTGAAATCCCAACCTGCCTAACTGGCTGCGGCCGCAACGCCTCTTTGCGCCCGAAGCTACATGGAAAATCCAACCCCTGTGTGCTCATGTCAGGGATATGGCAAGCTTGAAACTGTGCAGATGCTTCACTCCTCAATCTATGCCTTGGTGACAACAATGTAGAAGAACAACCAGCCAACATTCTTCACACCCTAAAAACCCCCAAATTGTGTTGTTCCTTCACTTTTTTTTACTTCTTCCTTCTCTGAAACTCCAAATGCACTCACCTCCGGGTTCTCTATGATTCTATACTTCCCAAATTATGAGACAATTTACACTTACATTCATATATGCCAAGAAAATTGTA is a window encoding:
- the LOC121771150 gene encoding scarecrow-like protein 28 — its product is MLAGCSSTLLSPRHRLRSEASAQFQACHIPDMSTQGLDFPCSFGRKEALRPQPVRQVGISVDKGIESKSSLRQNIKLPLVATERREEIWGRSKKRYAATDEGSNYMGTVKKRKRGNGKYVEESGEFVSSEDFWFHAGTPQVPFSLPCSGEEKEERGCFDPPPLPPLSSIPWFDSVVTEVTDSGKSKDVHPHKEVSASGSSSTSSSSHSLALGLGSGNPTVEREAAGNGSSSRNPSEVVAGHNGSSQREHECVELINLVVACAEQIGSKNIAAVSHCLARLGELASPRGSPLHRLIAYFTEALALRVARLWPQVFHITPPRELEHVDDDGLRVLNQVSPISKFVHFTCNEILLRALEGKDRIHIIDFDIKQGLQWPSLFQSLASRASPPSHVRITGIGESKQELMETGDRLAGFAEAFNLPFQFHPVVDRLEDVRLWMLHVKEKETVVANCVFQLHKMLYEGSALREFLGLIRSSNAQVVVMAEQEAAHNEATLDARLFNSLKYYSAVFDSIDSSLPLESPARMKMEEMFGREIRNIIGCEGRHRFERHERFDKWQQLMEQGGFRCVGVSERELLQGQMMLKMYSSNHNYRVEVQQGSSSSSSSSLTLSWSDQPLYAVSAWAPINGGGGSSSSLPR